In Hippopotamus amphibius kiboko isolate mHipAmp2 chromosome 6, mHipAmp2.hap2, whole genome shotgun sequence, the genomic window GATATTGGTGTGTGTGCCTTGTATTTGGGAATCACTCTGAGGATTGTAAATAATTGAGATAAATCATGTCCACTTCCAAGTGTGTTATgtactttgtttatatttaaaaataacatggcTTGTGTGGAATCAGACTACATTATATGTTTGactatattttcatttacatatgAGCTAATTGATGTGAGGTGTCACCCTCAGAAGAGATTTTGTCAAATAGTGTGTAAAAAGGATAGTGTTGGCAACTCTCCTATCTTAAAGGGGTTTGTTTGATGTAGGAGCATATAAAAGATGTGATGGTATCTAATATCTTTGAACAAAGAAATTCCAACAAAGTGTGTTTTAGggtttaatgtaaattttttattatatacacaAATGACAGACAGGTAATTccaaacatttttatcactttccTGTTAATAGTTATACTGTTCAACTGCATAatcatatttaatttgtttttctaataagGGAAGTGTTCATTAACCCAAGTCACAGGTAGTTTCTAGAAGCTAGTTAATAATAAGTGTCAGTGATGGTATTGTATTTACTAAAGTTgtcaaaatattagtaaactggTTTCTCTGGTGTTAGGAAATATTCACAAGCTTTTGGTATAAGAATGTCATAAAATAACTCCATTTTAATAGCTTTGTTTGCTATTTCTGCTCTTTTCCTTGAAAAGGTAGTTTTAAAAcctctttttaatgaaaaaaatttttagtctGATTGAAATTATTACGCTTTCAATTAGCTTAAATTGTTTAAGTTTTTGCTTATAATGAAAAGTTAGTAGTTACTATTCTTTGCATGTCCCAGttacttaaatttttataatgagtATCACAATAGGTCAGCACTTGGGTAAGGGACtgggatatatatacatgtataagtacatatacataaatatgtatataagtgTTACATTTGGTTGAAGATTTTATCGGATTTATTGTTCTTAGTTGATTGTAAGTTGATAAGAGCATTGTGatcaataatttgtttaaaaaattagggTAAATGTTCGTATATGGTTACCCATTTTGCCAAAACGCTACATATCTGACTTCTGTGTAGTTTTGCATGTGGCGTGGTGACCGGGTGCAGTTTGTTTTGCTGCACCGCTACATGTTCggttatttttctgcattttaagaTTGCTTTAATACTGGACAGGTAATTGAGCATTTACTCTTGTCATCTTCTGTTACTTGTTTCAGGAGTTACCGTTACTAACTCAGCTACTTCTTAGTCAGTGGTAATATTTTCACATAGTGTTTGTCTATGTGAAAGCACATGGTGCTTGTTTGGAGTTGCAAACACTAATAGGCTGAAATATTACCTCAGTTTGTTTACATTGGAGTCTCTTCGCTTGGGTCACCACCATCCTgtcctttcttcctgtttttatgGGTTGGAGATGATGCAGAATTGGAGCATCTCAGCATAGTCATCAAGGAATTTTTGAAGGATTTGCAAAGGAAAAAGTAGATAAACGGATCCAGGCATGCGTTTAAGGATGTTAACCAGAGAGTGCTCTCTTTGACATAGAACAGAGTATTCTCAGCAGAGCAGTCAAAGACATCCCGGGTTTGACTCAGGGTGTAGGGAATTCGGGCAAAATGGAAAGGAACGAAACAGATAAAAAATACAGCAATGATAATGAAGACTTTGATGTTTACCTTCTTCTTGGGGACTTTGCTGACACCCCTTGTTCTCATGTATGACTTGTACAGCTCTTTTGTAATGAGAGTATAGCATACAATGACAATTAGGAAATTAATCCAAAAAATGACTTGACAGATGTAATTGACTATTTCATGCCAGACCAGACCAAACTCTGATTTCAGGAATGAGCATTTCTTCACAGTCTGGTCACTTGGCCTCCTGTTGGTCAGAATCATGTTAGGCAAGGAGAGTAAGAACATGAACGCCCAAATGACGACAGAGAGAATCTTAGCCCCCAAGAGGTTGTTGGGGTTGGATGTTTTAAATGGCCTGGTGGCTTTCTGGTAGCGATCAATGGTTATCAGTCCTAGGAATGAGATGCTGATATACATCgtgaaataaaatatgacagaGGTCACTTGGCACACAAAGGCTCTCAGAGGTCCTGTTCCCAGCTTGGTATCGCTGAGGATTTTGAATGGAAACGTCAGAATCATGAGAAGATCAGAAATGACTGTGTtcttaaggaaaataataaagttggaTTTACTGCGGATTTGAAAGAAAATCCTCATTGCCAGGCAGTTTGTGATGAGTCCAACGAAGAACAGGACAGTGTAGAGGAGCGGGAAGAGGACCTGGGTGATTTTGTAATCTCTGGTGCACAGGCTGCCATTCCCAGCCGCAGCAGTGAGGTTGTCCATGgcttgtgtttcttctttgccACCTAGAGGGGGACGGAGGGGATGATTGCTTTCAGTCCCAGATATTTGATTTCACTCTCATCTCTGTGGGTAACATTTTTGGACAGGCTTCTCTAAAAACTGTGGTGTCTGATCCTCATTGGGATAGTTAGTAAGAACACAGAAAATTAAATCTCAGACTATTTCATGGTGGCAAATATTCTATCTGTAGCAAAGTCAGATAGTCTGAAGAACATTATATGAGGGTATGACtactttgtatttcttattttttgaatatttgcCTCTCATAGGACATTTTTGATCTTGGGCAAAAGTGCACATACCTAAAAACTAGAAGAGAAATACTTGGGCTATGCTTTATTCTTCTCCAGTTCCGTGTCCAtgccttttaacttttttgtttctattcataGTCACTTTTCCTGAGTAGTGGGAAAGTCCATCCTTACTCCTGGACTTCATTTACTCTAGTACCTTCAAAGGGTTCTAAGGAGAAATGACTGATAAATGCCGAGTagagttttaaaagtaaaaactgaaaagaaatttgTGTAAGATTACTTGTGGAAGActtattgttaaataaataaaaagcagaaaatttttttctttcgtaATTGGAAGGTATTTCTGCCTCATTATTGCTCAGTCATCCATTCGGAAATCAACCTCACAGAGACTGTTCGTTAGATCAAAATATTTTAACCCATGTGTAGCTATCTCTTTTCCAACGTTGCTCAGTAAATTTTAAGGTTTTATGTACGTTTTCTTGAATATCATTCAGTGCAAAgttttaaatgctaaaaaaataaggaaatggctTCTGTATGTGGTTCTCAGATGGCATGGCTCAAAACAGCCCGGGCATACTTTCTAGGTTTACAGAGTGTATAATGGTAACTAAAATAAAGTACCAAAATCATGTCCTTGTCTGGTTCCATAGGTTGTTATTACCGCAACAGGCAGCTATAAAGGAAATTAACACTTGACTTGAATACATTATTTGGCATCtaagttttgaaatttaaaatgaaatttgtaaaattttaattcatcaaaaacaaatggaattgatgctatataaaatattattcgtAAATAAAAGACAGTAATGTTAAAGTACAgatatctaaatttaaaaaaaagcttccatttaaaagatagaaatatGACAAAGGCAGCACTAAGTTCCCCCAAATGTCAGTGGaattattttttccatcctttaatTACTTAAAGTAAAACAAGGTTCATGTCACAATATGGCTTCAATTTTCAACACCTCCTCACCTGTTtaacttaaaacaacagcaacaacaacaaaaaccaactaAATAAACCCTGGTATGTGACACAAGATCACTGATTTAACCTTTCTTGCTACTGCTGTTTGCCCTTGTTTATGCCCTGATGATTTTGAAAATTCTACTTTGGGAATGCTCATTTTGCACAGACTGTAACTTATTTAACAAGTATTCTTAAAATTGAGAATTTCGGCTCCCTCTATCtgtattaaatttcattttacacTCAAGGTAAAATAACTAAgaccatttaaattttatttgcatgttctgtataaattttttttagtgaatAAGTTAATGGTTATCTCTAACACCATTAATGTGgctcatattttaatttatattccaTATAAGAACCCGCATCGATACTGCTATTAAAGGTTTCCAACtttaagaaaacttgaaaaaaatttacaCACACATCATAATGCAAATACATATACTTGTCAGATACTTCTAGATATAAAATTACCTGGTTACTCTGTTGATTCTGAAGGATTTGAATGTATCCAGTAAGCGGTAGTTAATAAAACCTGCAGAGTAGTGTCtggtattttccttttaatgtcttAGTTTAGCTGTTCACACTCTTTATGATAGAGAATCTGCTAAGCTTTCATCAGTAAGGTCTTGAGTGTTCTAGAGAGAaatagagggagagaggaagaggactTAACTATCAGAAATTACCTTCAAATGCCGTGGACTCAAAGCTGTGCAGACACTGTATTTCCGTCTGGCCGCTTTTAGgacttctgcttttatttccttgggAAATATGGGGCAGGGTGGGTGAGaagtcatcttttaaaaagcaatttaacaTCTTGTGGCTTTTTACCGAAACCTGAGATAGAATTGATGCTTTGTGAGTTCTTTGGGTTATTTCCCATGCAAATGATAAATCCAAGTTGAGGTCAAGCCTGTCGACATCTGCTTCCTAGAGAAGGTTGCAAACTTGCTTTCTCAGATGGTTTTTTACCTGAAAACATATTGTACTCAACATTGGGTGATACATTGCCTTTTAACAAATAATCACATTAACTTGAAATGTGTGCTTGTTAGGgatgttctcttgctctttgtttttcttttttttc contains:
- the P2RY12 gene encoding P2Y purinoceptor 12 is translated as MDNLTAAAGNGSLCTRDYKITQVLFPLLYTVLFFVGLITNCLAMRIFFQIRSKSNFIIFLKNTVISDLLMILTFPFKILSDTKLGTGPLRAFVCQVTSVIFYFTMYISISFLGLITIDRYQKATRPFKTSNPNNLLGAKILSVVIWAFMFLLSLPNMILTNRRPSDQTVKKCSFLKSEFGLVWHEIVNYICQVIFWINFLIVIVCYTLITKELYKSYMRTRGVSKVPKKKVNIKVFIIIAVFFICFVPFHFARIPYTLSQTRDVFDCSAENTLFYVKESTLWLTSLNACLDPFIYFFLCKSFKNSLMTMLRCSNSASSPTHKNRKKGQDGGDPSEETPM